The following are encoded together in the Paludisphaera mucosa genome:
- a CDS encoding SRPBCC family protein, translating to MSVKKEASGRRSVQVEVEVPGTPEEVWRAIATGPGVSSWFVPTEFEERDGEPVAVKMNFGPGMESRAAVTAWDPPRMFAAQGEGWGGSPPIATEWSVEARAGGVCVVRVVNSMFASADDWDDQLEGTESGWPGFFRILRIYLAHFRGQRSAIIQFVVPVAGTEAEAWGSLISAVGAEGLSVGRHWTAPAGVPALSGVAEYLTQSPYDALLRLDEPGPGVAALGAFNFGGQSMVALNFYHYGDQAAETVARERPLWQAWIQERFPTPPEPSQSE from the coding sequence ATGAGCGTGAAGAAGGAAGCCTCCGGACGCCGTTCCGTCCAGGTCGAGGTCGAGGTCCCCGGCACGCCGGAGGAGGTCTGGCGGGCCATCGCCACCGGGCCGGGCGTCTCGTCCTGGTTCGTGCCGACCGAGTTCGAGGAGCGCGACGGGGAGCCCGTCGCCGTGAAGATGAACTTCGGCCCGGGCATGGAGTCCCGCGCCGCCGTGACGGCCTGGGATCCGCCGCGGATGTTCGCCGCGCAGGGCGAGGGCTGGGGCGGCTCGCCGCCCATCGCGACCGAGTGGAGCGTCGAGGCGCGCGCGGGCGGCGTCTGCGTCGTCCGCGTGGTGAACAGCATGTTCGCCAGCGCGGACGACTGGGACGACCAGTTGGAAGGCACCGAATCCGGCTGGCCCGGCTTCTTCCGCATCCTGCGGATCTATCTCGCGCACTTCCGCGGCCAGCGTTCGGCGATCATCCAGTTCGTGGTCCCCGTCGCGGGGACCGAAGCGGAAGCCTGGGGATCGCTGATCTCGGCGGTGGGAGCGGAAGGCCTGAGCGTCGGGCGGCATTGGACGGCGCCCGCAGGCGTCCCGGCGCTCAGCGGCGTGGCGGAGTACCTCACCCAGAGTCCGTACGACGCCCTGCTGCGGCTCGACGAGCCGGGGCCGGGCGTGGCCGCCCTGGGGGCCTTCAACTTCGGCGGCCAGAGCATGGTCGCGCTGAACTTCTACCATTACGGCGACCAGGCGGCCGAGACCGTCGCCCGCGAAAGGCCGCTCTGGCAGGCGTGGATCCAGGAACGCTTCCCGACGCCCCCGGAGCCGAGCCAGAGCGAATGA
- a CDS encoding ArsR/SmtB family transcription factor, with the protein MLDIQVIEDPAAATVALEPVRSRLLSELVEPASAATLAARVGLARQKVNYHLHALEAHGLVRLAQERKWGGLTERLLVATASSYVVSPGALGPVAVDPDREVDRLSASYLIALGARVVREVGDLVRRAKEAGKRLATLSVDTEVRFRSAADRAAFSQELAEAVAKLVSKYHDESAPGGRAHRLVVVAHPLPRKSDPKEPS; encoded by the coding sequence ATGCTCGACATCCAGGTCATCGAAGATCCGGCGGCGGCGACGGTGGCCCTGGAGCCCGTGCGGAGTCGGCTGCTCTCCGAGCTGGTCGAGCCCGCCTCGGCGGCGACGTTGGCCGCGAGGGTCGGCCTGGCCCGGCAGAAGGTCAACTACCACCTGCACGCGCTGGAGGCGCACGGGCTGGTGCGGCTGGCCCAGGAACGCAAGTGGGGCGGGCTGACGGAGCGGCTGCTCGTGGCGACGGCCTCGTCCTACGTGGTCTCGCCGGGCGCCCTGGGCCCGGTCGCCGTCGATCCGGATCGGGAGGTCGATCGGCTGTCCGCGAGCTATCTGATCGCCCTGGGCGCGCGGGTCGTCCGCGAGGTGGGCGACCTCGTCCGCCGCGCGAAAGAGGCGGGCAAACGCCTGGCGACCCTGTCGGTGGACACCGAGGTCCGCTTCCGGTCGGCCGCGGACCGGGCGGCCTTCAGCCAGGAACTCGCCGAGGCCGTCGCGAAACTGGTTTCGAAGTATCACGATGAATCGGCCCCCGGCGGCCGCGCGCATCGTCTGGTGGTCGTGGCGCACCCCCTGCCTCGGAAATCCGATCCCAAGGAGCCGTCATGA
- a CDS encoding M56 family metallopeptidase encodes MEDLMGTALTNALGAAVLGTIVAGLSLILVRRPAVVHCLWVVVLLKLVTPPLFEVSVGPFETEAPAREVAAPVADFEPAVVRFEMEWPPAETFAAAELAPEPIVAAAARPVAWSFDPALAWRIFGAAWLAGALATAALAAVRVLRFQRRLREASPAGWLIEDEVARLAAEMGLRRPPLVDFIDARTTPMIWGLGLRPRLILPRMLWKELDGRSRTLLLAHELAHLKRGDHLLRFFELAVTVLYWWLPVVWWVRRALRDVEEQCCDAWVVWMFPDDARAYAETLLDTVDFLNPNADPEPLLASGFGKVQHLRRRLTMVMKGTTPRTLGWRGSLGALALAGVLLPMSPTWARKTEAAAVTFVAAGDDEIVRVGQKVDGEGPAVTFRAVADGQDGEILTFNVIGQDVEAAVEAAVAGVETTVETTVAEIETAVESAVEAAEASIDQLVEEQDGVKEADKEKQQADKEKAKEDQEKVKADKEKAKEDQEKVKADKEKAKEDQEKIKEEVKKTKDELRKQIRIQIKADGAEAGEAMKKAAEQLRSQIKELQDKKPEGEMGEVQIKALKGALDQIERMARDPKRLSVQARPAIERRVGQTFTFSGDPLKGDFKFEPKVALGLRIDSDDPKAVEARKQVEELSKVMAEKQKEMAEVGKKLAEAHQKLAELQGHVVVQGVRPDVARVKELRSINVQPFQHRGPGSTPDSKDKARIDSLEQKLDKVLHELESLKKPHAEADEKK; translated from the coding sequence ATGGAAGACCTGATGGGTACGGCCTTGACCAACGCCCTCGGCGCGGCCGTCCTCGGCACGATCGTCGCCGGCCTGTCCCTGATCCTGGTGCGACGGCCCGCCGTCGTCCACTGCCTCTGGGTCGTCGTCCTGCTCAAGCTGGTGACGCCGCCGCTGTTCGAGGTCTCGGTCGGGCCCTTCGAAACCGAGGCGCCCGCCCGCGAGGTCGCGGCTCCCGTCGCCGACTTCGAGCCCGCCGTCGTCCGCTTCGAGATGGAATGGCCGCCCGCCGAGACGTTCGCCGCGGCCGAGCTCGCCCCCGAGCCGATCGTCGCGGCCGCCGCCCGGCCCGTCGCCTGGTCGTTCGACCCCGCGCTCGCCTGGCGGATCTTCGGCGCCGCCTGGCTGGCCGGCGCGCTGGCGACGGCCGCCCTGGCGGCGGTCCGCGTCCTGCGGTTCCAGCGCCGGCTCCGCGAGGCCTCGCCGGCCGGCTGGCTGATCGAGGACGAGGTGGCGCGGCTGGCCGCCGAGATGGGCCTGCGGCGGCCCCCGCTGGTCGACTTCATCGACGCCCGCACGACCCCCATGATCTGGGGCCTGGGCCTGCGCCCCCGCCTGATCCTGCCCCGGATGCTCTGGAAGGAGCTGGACGGCCGCAGCCGCACGCTCCTGCTGGCCCACGAGCTGGCCCATCTGAAGCGCGGCGACCACCTGCTGCGGTTCTTCGAGCTGGCCGTCACGGTCCTCTACTGGTGGCTCCCCGTCGTCTGGTGGGTCCGCCGGGCCCTCCGCGACGTCGAGGAGCAATGCTGCGACGCGTGGGTCGTCTGGATGTTCCCCGACGACGCCCGCGCCTACGCCGAGACCTTGCTCGACACGGTCGATTTCTTGAACCCGAACGCCGACCCCGAGCCGCTCCTGGCGAGCGGATTCGGCAAGGTGCAACACCTGCGAAGGAGGCTGACGATGGTGATGAAAGGGACGACGCCGCGCACCCTGGGATGGCGAGGCTCGCTGGGCGCCCTGGCCCTGGCCGGGGTCCTGCTGCCCATGAGCCCGACCTGGGCCCGGAAGACCGAGGCGGCCGCCGTGACGTTCGTGGCCGCCGGCGACGACGAGATCGTCCGCGTGGGCCAGAAGGTCGACGGCGAGGGCCCGGCCGTCACGTTCCGCGCCGTGGCCGACGGCCAGGACGGCGAGATCCTGACCTTCAACGTCATCGGCCAGGACGTCGAGGCCGCGGTCGAAGCCGCCGTCGCCGGCGTCGAGACGACTGTCGAGACGACCGTCGCCGAGATCGAGACCGCCGTGGAGTCCGCCGTCGAGGCCGCCGAGGCCTCCATCGACCAACTGGTCGAGGAGCAGGACGGGGTGAAGGAGGCCGACAAGGAGAAGCAGCAGGCGGACAAGGAGAAGGCCAAGGAAGATCAGGAGAAAGTGAAGGCGGACAAGGAGAAGGCCAAGGAAGATCAGGAGAAAGTGAAGGCGGACAAGGAGAAGGCCAAGGAAGATCAGGAGAAGATCAAGGAAGAGGTCAAGAAAACCAAGGACGAGCTCCGCAAGCAGATCCGGATCCAGATCAAGGCCGACGGCGCCGAGGCCGGCGAGGCGATGAAGAAGGCCGCCGAGCAGCTCAGGAGCCAGATCAAGGAGCTGCAGGACAAGAAGCCCGAGGGCGAGATGGGCGAGGTCCAGATCAAGGCCCTGAAGGGGGCCCTCGATCAGATCGAGCGGATGGCCCGTGATCCCAAGCGGCTCTCGGTCCAGGCCCGTCCGGCGATCGAGCGTCGCGTCGGCCAGACGTTCACGTTCTCCGGCGACCCGCTCAAGGGGGACTTCAAGTTCGAGCCCAAGGTCGCGCTGGGCCTGCGGATCGACTCCGACGATCCCAAGGCCGTCGAGGCCCGCAAGCAGGTCGAAGAGCTGAGCAAGGTGATGGCCGAGAAGCAGAAGGAGATGGCCGAGGTCGGCAAGAAGCTCGCCGAGGCCCACCAGAAGCTCGCCGAGCTGCAGGGCCACGTGGTCGTCCAGGGCGTCCGCCCCGACGTCGCCCGCGTCAAGGAGCTGCGGTCCATCAACGTCCAGCCCTTCCAGCACCGCGGCCCCGGCTCGACGCCCGACTCCAAGGACAAGGCCCGGATCGACTCGCTGGAGCAGAAGCTCGACAAGGTCCTCCACGAGCTGGAGAGCCTCAAGAAGCCCCACGCCGAGGCCGACGAGAAAAAGTGA
- a CDS encoding BlaI/MecI/CopY family transcriptional regulator, with translation MKRNEVDVTEAELALLTALWDHGPATIRRLAERVYGEGGPSAYATVQKLLERLEQKRCVARDRRESVHVFAPAVDRGELIGRRLRAVADSLCGGSFTPLLTQLVEGDGLSPAERDELRSLIDRLDRGKTRRPGN, from the coding sequence ATGAAGCGGAACGAGGTGGACGTGACGGAGGCCGAGCTGGCGCTCTTGACGGCCCTGTGGGACCACGGGCCGGCGACGATCCGTCGGCTGGCCGAGCGGGTGTACGGCGAGGGGGGGCCCTCGGCGTACGCGACGGTGCAGAAGCTGCTGGAGCGGCTGGAGCAGAAGCGGTGCGTGGCGCGGGACCGCCGCGAGAGCGTGCACGTCTTCGCGCCGGCCGTGGATCGGGGCGAGCTGATCGGCCGGCGCCTGCGGGCGGTGGCCGACTCCTTGTGCGGCGGGTCGTTCACGCCGCTGCTGACCCAGCTGGTCGAGGGGGACGGGCTCTCCCCGGCCGAGCGCGACGAGCTGCGGTCGCTCATCGACCGCCTCGATCGCGGCAAGACGCGACGTCCGGGCAACTGA
- a CDS encoding Maf family protein produces the protein MKRGLILASASPRRRQLLDEAGYAFEVDPSDVEEPGPAAGADPGAYAADLAWRKARAVAARRGAGLILAADTVCAVGGEILNKPVDRDDAERMIRLQEGGDADVITGLCLHRGDRPEWLGAIEVSVVRFRALSDAERAAYLDSGRWEGKSGAYGVQDRDPFVSVARGSFSNVVGLPMERLAALLAAHPALLD, from the coding sequence ATGAAGCGTGGATTGATCCTGGCGAGCGCGTCGCCGAGGCGTCGGCAGCTTCTGGACGAGGCGGGGTATGCGTTCGAGGTCGACCCTTCGGACGTGGAGGAGCCGGGGCCGGCGGCGGGGGCGGACCCCGGGGCGTACGCGGCCGACCTGGCCTGGCGGAAGGCCCGCGCGGTGGCGGCGCGGCGCGGCGCGGGGCTCATCCTGGCCGCCGACACCGTCTGCGCCGTGGGCGGCGAGATCCTCAACAAGCCGGTCGACCGCGACGACGCCGAGCGGATGATCCGGCTCCAGGAGGGGGGCGACGCCGACGTGATCACCGGCCTCTGCCTGCATCGCGGCGACCGCCCCGAGTGGCTGGGGGCGATCGAGGTCAGCGTGGTGCGGTTCCGGGCCCTCTCCGACGCCGAGCGGGCGGCCTACCTCGACTCGGGCCGCTGGGAGGGGAAGTCCGGGGCGTACGGCGTGCAAGACCGCGACCCGTTCGTCTCGGTCGCGCGGGGGAGCTTCTCCAACGTCGTCGGCCTGCCGATGGAGCGGCTCGCCGCCCTGCTGGCGGCGCACCCGGCCCTGCTCGACTGA
- a CDS encoding beta-L-arabinofuranosidase domain-containing protein, translated as MIRTRSRLIWMLAAGLGLATAAAADPPTLQPNALEPLPLGAIRPSGWLKVQLETQAKGLGGGLDEFWPDIRDSAWIGGKAEGWERVPYWLDGIVPLAYLLDDPALKAKAKRYVDYILDHQQPDGWLGPIGDAQKHTPYDVWPLFPLYKALLQYEQATGDPRVIPALVRCARKIDQVVDETPIYEWAKVRAADYAVALYALYDRTKEPFLIEAARKIMAQGHDWRAQFEDYRLTDRQTSGFGMLSHGVNTGMGWKFGPARSRLTGDAGDRDAVFQMLGVLDRCHGQANGMFTCDEHVAGRSPSQGTELCTVVEAMYSLETAIATLGDARLGDRLERIAYNALPATFKKDMTAHQYDQQANQVVCSREGDHVYATNGPDSNLFGLEPNFGCCTANFHQGWPKLAAHLWMKTPKGGLAVAAYAPCVVTTEIQGKPVRVEVKTAYPFRDAVEIVVTVPEPMRFPLELRVPEWSRTPSITMSEVPFALGGRKLRVGDAADVARDERSACYRTLDAEWSGTKTVRLELPAFAQAYRGYNGSTAILRGPLLFALPIAAEWKKVKDNPKFADWEVLPKAAWNYALELSPGRIEDFVTFREVQPAVDAPAFSAGGASVQAEVRGRRLEGWGIDRGAAAPPPKSPVSSPAPLETLKLIPYGCTDLRVAEFPTLLD; from the coding sequence ATGATCCGCACCCGAAGCCGCCTGATCTGGATGCTCGCCGCGGGCCTCGGACTGGCGACGGCCGCCGCCGCCGACCCGCCGACGCTTCAGCCGAACGCGCTGGAGCCCTTGCCGCTGGGGGCGATCAGGCCGTCGGGCTGGCTCAAGGTGCAGCTCGAAACCCAGGCGAAGGGGCTCGGCGGCGGCCTCGACGAGTTCTGGCCCGACATCCGGGACAGCGCCTGGATCGGCGGCAAGGCCGAGGGCTGGGAGCGCGTGCCGTACTGGCTCGACGGGATCGTGCCGCTGGCGTACCTGCTCGACGACCCGGCGCTTAAGGCCAAGGCGAAGCGGTACGTCGACTACATCCTCGACCACCAGCAGCCCGACGGCTGGCTGGGGCCGATCGGCGACGCCCAGAAGCACACGCCCTACGACGTCTGGCCCCTCTTCCCGCTCTACAAGGCGCTGCTGCAATACGAGCAGGCCACCGGCGACCCCCGGGTGATCCCCGCGCTGGTCAGGTGCGCCCGCAAGATCGACCAGGTCGTCGACGAGACGCCGATCTACGAGTGGGCCAAGGTCCGAGCGGCCGACTACGCGGTCGCCCTCTACGCGCTCTACGACCGCACCAAGGAGCCGTTCCTGATCGAGGCCGCGCGCAAGATCATGGCCCAGGGCCACGACTGGCGGGCGCAGTTCGAGGACTACCGGCTGACCGACCGGCAGACCTCCGGGTTCGGCATGCTGAGCCACGGCGTCAACACGGGCATGGGCTGGAAGTTCGGCCCGGCCCGCTCGCGGCTGACGGGCGACGCCGGCGACCGCGACGCCGTCTTCCAGATGCTGGGCGTGCTCGACCGCTGCCACGGCCAGGCCAACGGGATGTTCACCTGCGACGAGCACGTCGCCGGCCGCAGCCCGTCGCAGGGGACCGAGCTCTGCACGGTCGTCGAGGCCATGTATTCGCTGGAGACGGCGATCGCGACCCTGGGCGACGCCCGGCTCGGCGACCGCCTCGAACGGATCGCCTACAACGCCCTGCCGGCGACCTTCAAGAAGGACATGACGGCGCACCAGTACGACCAGCAGGCCAACCAGGTCGTCTGCTCGCGCGAGGGCGACCACGTCTACGCGACCAACGGCCCGGACTCGAACCTGTTCGGCCTGGAGCCCAACTTCGGCTGCTGCACGGCCAACTTCCACCAGGGCTGGCCCAAGCTGGCCGCGCACCTCTGGATGAAGACCCCGAAAGGCGGCCTGGCCGTCGCCGCCTACGCCCCCTGCGTGGTGACGACCGAGATCCAGGGGAAGCCGGTCCGTGTCGAGGTCAAGACGGCGTACCCGTTCCGCGACGCGGTCGAGATCGTCGTGACGGTCCCCGAGCCGATGCGGTTCCCGCTGGAGCTGCGGGTGCCCGAGTGGTCGCGGACGCCGTCGATCACGATGTCGGAGGTCCCGTTCGCGCTGGGGGGCCGCAAGCTGCGCGTGGGCGACGCGGCGGACGTGGCCCGCGACGAGCGGTCGGCCTGCTATCGCACGCTCGACGCCGAGTGGAGCGGGACCAAAACCGTCCGCCTGGAGCTGCCGGCCTTCGCCCAGGCGTATCGGGGCTACAACGGCTCGACGGCGATCCTCCGCGGCCCCCTGCTCTTCGCGCTGCCGATCGCGGCCGAGTGGAAGAAGGTCAAGGACAACCCCAAATTCGCCGACTGGGAAGTCCTCCCCAAGGCGGCCTGGAACTACGCCCTGGAGCTGTCTCCGGGCCGGATCGAGGACTTCGTGACGTTCCGCGAGGTCCAACCGGCCGTCGACGCGCCGGCGTTCTCGGCCGGGGGGGCGAGCGTCCAGGCCGAGGTCCGGGGCCGCCGCCTCGAAGGCTGGGGGATCGATCGCGGGGCCGCCGCGCCGCCGCCGAAGAGCCCCGTCTCCAGCCCCGCGCCGCTGGAGACGCTCAAGCTGATCCCATACGGCTGCACCGACCTGCGCGTCGCCGAGTTCCCGACCCTGCTCGACTGA
- a CDS encoding ATP-binding protein has translation MAIDPPSAPDSSSPPSPTAATPGPKRSIVGKQTLFVGFLVSLTAAALTTAGNLYVGAIVSEQIDARLSAIADDRQALLLTAMRREAERVAQVAGRTRLRALLDLRGRSAAGRERSGVDLQTVLDDVRESSRDFRAIRLEDAEGVELATSGPPGDVAAIAAGLRDPKTGAVSREAIPVEADGGRSAVFAADVPARSGGGVLGRVLALVDLGRVGGELSDPRWLGKSGDVLIARREGDVTHFLFPPRLRPEQTRFPASRTTPMNEAIAGRSGLMRTLDQDGREVLAAYQPLGYADWGVVVKIDAAEVYAPVRRLRRLLAAIGGAILLAGLGASYVLARQQAKPIKRLAEAAEAVADGRLDTPIVVTSNDEVGVLESSFARMTEQLGRSHADLEGRIHERTRDLEAVRDLLDAFFRISTSRLDAHTLDRTFDSVLAFCSRLGYELAMISLVDRQAGAIRGVRGAGAMGAIVAETVRPLDGPDVLARVVREGRVEIVADSIVDPTCDHEAVARAGFRGQIVLPLAGGEDVLGTLQVAVREVLDPDRVDLRPLETLASHAGRTLARFNQIEEVRRLNQVLDRRADELARSESALREQTDILRSVLDCMGEGVVVADRDARLLVVNPAARELLGVAAPGRGAAPEDWSSPVPVYTPGDLEPQRPEELPLRRAIEGVATDQVELMIGHPSLQQGRCMLINARPLIDERGTGRGGLLVFHDITARKRGELRLAVEYAAARVLAESESLVEAAPRILQALGERLEWDLGVLWRVDPGANQVRCLTSWRPPAAEADGLDEEVRVRTFRSGESLAGRVWADRKATWIADLAAAAAGEEGCELCRMLVDGGLRSAFGAPVMLRGDCLGVLGFFSRDDRPDDPDLLDMTTILGAQIGQFQDRCQMHARVVQSEKLASLGMLSASVAHEINNPLAYVASNLAVLDRDARTLLDVLACYEPCLEGVEAARPDLAAEIRRLDEEYDLAYIKANLGKILDSTRQGAKRVADIVHNLRGFARGDRGSAGPGSVDLHESIAAALEMIRGRLERRRIAVEQRPAAVPPVAASPTQLNQVFLNLLVNAMQAIDAAQRMDGVIAIDTAVRGDDVCVEIRDNGCGMPPDVQAQIFDPFFTTKSAGDGTGLGLSISHGIVLDHGGRIEVDSRPGEGTCFRVVLPISRKASE, from the coding sequence ATGGCGATCGATCCCCCGTCGGCCCCGGATTCCTCGTCGCCCCCGTCGCCGACGGCGGCGACGCCGGGCCCGAAGCGGTCGATCGTGGGCAAGCAGACGCTCTTCGTGGGCTTCCTCGTGTCGCTGACGGCCGCGGCCCTGACGACCGCCGGCAACCTGTACGTGGGCGCGATCGTCTCCGAGCAGATCGACGCCCGGCTGTCGGCGATCGCCGACGACCGCCAGGCGCTGCTGCTGACGGCCATGCGGCGCGAGGCGGAGCGGGTGGCGCAGGTGGCGGGGCGGACCCGCCTGCGGGCGCTGCTCGACCTCCGGGGCCGGTCGGCGGCCGGCCGGGAGCGGTCCGGCGTCGACCTCCAGACCGTGCTCGACGACGTCCGCGAGAGCTCGCGCGACTTCCGGGCGATCCGCCTGGAGGACGCGGAGGGCGTCGAGCTGGCGACGAGCGGCCCGCCCGGCGACGTCGCCGCGATCGCGGCCGGCCTCCGCGACCCGAAGACGGGCGCCGTCTCCCGCGAGGCGATCCCGGTGGAGGCCGACGGCGGCCGGTCCGCCGTGTTCGCGGCCGACGTGCCGGCCCGCTCGGGGGGCGGCGTCCTGGGCCGGGTCCTGGCCCTCGTCGACCTGGGGCGGGTCGGCGGCGAGCTGTCGGACCCGCGCTGGCTGGGCAAGAGCGGCGACGTCCTGATCGCGCGCCGCGAGGGGGACGTGACCCACTTCCTCTTCCCCCCCCGCCTGCGGCCCGAGCAGACCCGCTTCCCGGCCTCGCGGACGACCCCCATGAACGAGGCGATCGCCGGCCGCAGCGGCCTGATGCGGACGCTCGACCAGGACGGCCGCGAGGTGCTGGCCGCCTACCAGCCGCTGGGGTACGCCGACTGGGGCGTCGTGGTCAAGATCGACGCGGCCGAGGTGTACGCGCCGGTGCGTCGGCTGCGGCGGCTGCTTGCGGCCATCGGCGGCGCGATCCTGCTGGCCGGGCTGGGGGCCTCGTACGTCCTGGCGCGGCAGCAGGCCAAGCCGATCAAGCGGCTGGCCGAGGCCGCCGAGGCCGTGGCCGACGGCCGACTCGACACGCCGATCGTCGTCACCTCGAACGACGAGGTCGGCGTGCTGGAGTCGAGCTTCGCCCGCATGACCGAGCAGTTGGGGCGGTCGCACGCCGACCTGGAGGGGCGGATCCACGAGCGGACCCGCGACCTGGAGGCGGTCCGCGACCTGCTCGACGCCTTCTTCCGGATCTCGACCTCGCGGCTCGACGCGCACACCCTCGACCGCACGTTCGACTCGGTGCTGGCCTTCTGCTCGCGGCTGGGCTACGAGCTGGCGATGATCTCGCTGGTCGACCGCCAGGCGGGGGCGATCCGGGGCGTGCGGGGCGCGGGCGCCATGGGGGCGATCGTCGCCGAGACCGTCCGCCCGCTCGACGGCCCGGACGTCCTGGCGCGCGTGGTCCGCGAGGGCCGCGTCGAGATCGTCGCCGACTCGATCGTCGACCCGACCTGCGACCACGAGGCGGTGGCGCGGGCCGGCTTCCGGGGCCAGATCGTCCTCCCCCTGGCCGGCGGCGAGGACGTGCTGGGGACGCTGCAGGTGGCCGTCCGCGAGGTCCTCGACCCCGACCGCGTCGACCTCCGGCCGCTGGAGACCCTGGCCAGCCACGCCGGCCGAACCCTCGCCCGGTTCAACCAGATCGAGGAGGTCCGCCGGCTCAACCAGGTCCTCGACCGCCGCGCCGACGAGCTGGCGCGGTCGGAGTCGGCGCTCCGCGAGCAGACCGACATCCTCCGCTCGGTCCTCGACTGCATGGGCGAGGGGGTCGTCGTCGCCGACCGCGACGCCCGCCTGCTCGTCGTCAACCCGGCCGCGCGCGAGCTGCTGGGGGTCGCCGCGCCGGGCCGGGGCGCCGCGCCCGAGGACTGGTCTTCGCCGGTCCCCGTCTACACCCCCGGCGACCTCGAGCCGCAGCGGCCCGAGGAGCTGCCGCTGCGGCGGGCGATCGAGGGCGTGGCGACCGACCAGGTCGAGCTGATGATCGGCCACCCCAGCCTGCAGCAGGGCCGCTGCATGCTGATCAACGCCCGGCCCCTGATCGACGAGCGGGGGACGGGGCGCGGCGGCCTGCTCGTCTTCCACGACATCACCGCCCGCAAGCGCGGCGAGCTGCGGCTGGCCGTCGAGTACGCCGCGGCCCGCGTGCTGGCCGAGTCCGAGTCGCTCGTCGAGGCGGCCCCGCGCATCCTCCAGGCGCTGGGCGAGCGGCTGGAGTGGGACCTGGGCGTCCTCTGGCGGGTCGACCCCGGCGCCAACCAGGTCCGCTGCCTCACCTCGTGGCGGCCCCCGGCGGCCGAGGCCGACGGCCTCGACGAGGAGGTGCGGGTCCGCACCTTCCGCTCGGGCGAGTCGCTCGCGGGCCGGGTCTGGGCCGACCGCAAGGCGACCTGGATCGCCGACCTGGCCGCGGCCGCCGCCGGCGAGGAGGGCTGCGAGCTCTGCCGCATGCTCGTCGACGGGGGCCTCCGCTCCGCCTTCGGGGCCCCGGTGATGCTCCGCGGCGACTGCCTCGGCGTCCTCGGCTTCTTCAGCCGCGACGACCGCCCCGACGACCCCGACCTGCTCGACATGACCACGATCCTGGGGGCCCAGATCGGCCAGTTCCAGGACCGCTGCCAGATGCACGCCCGGGTCGTCCAGTCGGAGAAGCTGGCCTCGCTCGGCATGCTGAGCGCCAGCGTCGCGCACGAGATCAACAACCCGCTGGCCTACGTCGCCAGCAACCTCGCCGTGCTCGACCGCGACGCCCGCACCCTGCTCGACGTCCTGGCCTGCTACGAGCCCTGCCTCGAAGGCGTCGAGGCCGCCCGCCCCGACCTGGCCGCCGAGATCCGCCGGCTCGACGAGGAGTACGACCTGGCCTACATCAAGGCGAACCTGGGCAAGATCCTCGACAGCACCCGCCAGGGCGCCAAGCGGGTCGCCGACATCGTCCACAACCTGCGCGGGTTCGCCCGCGGCGACCGGGGCTCGGCCGGGCCCGGCTCGGTGGACCTCCACGAGTCGATCGCCGCCGCCCTCGAGATGATCCGCGGCCGTCTGGAGCGGCGGCGGATCGCCGTCGAGCAGCGGCCCGCCGCCGTCCCGCCCGTCGCCGCCTCGCCGACCCAGCTCAACCAGGTCTTCCTCAATTTGCTGGTCAACGCCATGCAGGCCATCGACGCGGCCCAGCGCATGGACGGCGTCATCGCCATCGACACGGCCGTCCGGGGCGACGACGTCTGCGTCGAGATCCGCGACAACGGCTGCGGCATGCCCCCCGACGTCCAGGCGCAGATCTTCGACCCCTTCTTCACCACCAAGTCGGCCGGCGACGGGACCGGCCTGGGCCTCTCCATCAGCCACGGCATCGTCCTCGACCACGGCGGCCGGATCGAGGTCGACAGCCGCCCCGGCGAGGGGACCTGCTTCCGCGTCGTCCTGCCGATCAGCCGCAAGGCCTCGGAGTAA